The Oryza glaberrima chromosome 5, OglaRS2, whole genome shotgun sequence DNA segment ttgactagttgagctttatatattggttcagctagatattagatgtgattgcttagccatgcttagaaactttagcacactttcgggataacttatgattcactattatttaatgatggcttaatgatagctcgtgatggttaatcatgattggttaattaattgatttgacaactaaaacctgataatggtgggttgtgagcacatggttttgatggtcgtgctcatgacaattaaggaccagttcacgagtttcggttgtgaaacattaaccgtgccaaccacaagccagcgtgggcaacggctttaccttttgtatagcatggttcattgcggggcaccagactgagaagtggcggagataagcccacgggggtcgctggggagtccatgccttgtttataagggggtgattatgatccaggaacggtgcgctatggtggattgtgttgtacgaggggtactgtcacagctcctttccgaggtaccatggtggtattgaggcacatggtgacatgttgtggggctgtgtcttgtgggtacagtggtacacctctggccagagtaaaactattcgaatagccgtgcttgcggttatgggcgggtctaacaatgtctttcgtgattagtctcacacctctcatcataatgaaagatgctataactagtaataatttgattagctcctggtttggaatggtatattcctggtttggagatagaactgtgcagccgggatggttgttcagaatggttgggcctatgcaacagggtatgttgtatagcgttggattaatattgtttaattattacttaactgttttattaaattctgaaatgtttattaaatgctgtttatgcaaatgaaaccctactatgccatcctttgttatcctgtgcacttgcataattgctgcgtggcttgctgagtatgtcatatactcaccttgcaatcattcatcagaggaggagttctacagtgatgctgatggtgtggaggattaggtgtagccctagtcaagatgcctgtggagtggagtcatctgcgccgtttatcttattttccgttgcttagatctttattgattgagaggaactatctacctctgtaatgacattttattcgcttattaattaagagtaataattgtactctattatcaatttgttattgtgtgcctcggctgattcctggacgagggttcacacacatgtaagcgtttggaattttggatagaaattccgggcgtgacatccatgcactcttgtctctagggtcggcttgtacgcaagtccctcggctgctggaaccgtgaaggtcggcatcaccctaactgtgagggtgcaaCTCATTGGATCCTGtgatagattaatcaatttttttagaatatcaTATGtcatatggattcgttaagtCTTTCATGTATTGTGGATGAAActtttaccgttatgtggtcgacggcgctaTCGGGcgatgttggattttccgccaactcagttgatgcgcaactgctgcgtttttgggtgggacttcttaactcttcgtgcgcagcagcagcggcgggctaggggttctgttgctcttctcggatctcttgcctaatcttggcccttatcgactcgagcttttcgtcgaattcagatgtcagctcagctcttatcgacgcccggatcttggcttcaaggcgtgcatctttctctgccttgttggaagtccgcttcttgtactgccacgcgtagtctggaaatccatacttccagggaacagaagacccaacgccccatgtccgtccacggtgttccttCTTGCCCAACGatttcgtgaggaggtcgtcctcgcgtctttgagagcaggcctcttgcgaggcttgttgctcggtAACCAACTCCTTCTACATTACAATTTAGTGTggttaaataaactgcacgatggAAAATaatgcgaacatctagtttgactagacacttactatagcttcgtacactcgttgatcttctgcatttggcatgaagattgtgccatcatcattcttctggtacctggccctagcccagttcctagcccgagggtgtggtatatcgccaaacacgagcggCGTGTTCGATTCCTCCGCTTCTTGATCCTCACactgccattcctcttccttaccggcatatccggtggtgccaagccggtgcggatgctggtttctggtctggagcaagcgatatgcctcgcttctagctttggactcgggggtcgacttcttcgcatggaattcctcccagacctgttccgtgatccaaggaaatttctctcttggatctggattcGCCGGGTTATAGATGAACTCGccgactagcttagtcttgaagttcttccaagcatggcccataaccttgaaagcagcccGCCTAAGATTGTCCTTATGCTCCGCAGGATAATCcaagctctccttgaacgttagccaagcaatgtccttctctgcggctggcacgagcttgatgtcatcttgcagaatactgaatttctgcctccctatgaccccacagatagacctaaatcggctcaatattttccttggagatgtcggcaaccctacggcatccaccgctgttatgcggaaccattccttagggattttgttccTTGTCCTAGGAGTACATGCTCTTAaggacccactagttgtcgtcgacattggttctccttgctgagacatcgtctactttttttcaaaataacaaaaatacacaattcagtgctacaatctattacaatgaattgaatgtcacttataaataaatgaaacataaataaactaaattgcacatctcacagtaatagaatgaattgaatgtcacatataaataaattaaacatatcatcaaatcctaaaatcatgcatctatcactaaattcattaatgcaccacattccATCTATTCATCATGTCATCAATCAAAAAAATCATTCGTTCACCACATATCATCAATccctaaaatcatctatcactaaattcattaatgcaccacatttcatctattcatcatcatgtcatcaatcactaaaatcatctatcactaaattcatcCCAACATCCATATTTCATCATTAACCACATGCAGGTAGTAGAGGGTGGCACGATGGAGGACTCACCTGAGGTCGGCTGGGGGggctcggtggtggtggtgccgggctcggtggagggcgtcgccggtcggtggaggcggcgccgggctcggtggaggcggcgggctcggtggcggcggcggcgggctcggcgaaggaggagttcgcggcggcagcgccgggctcggtggagggcggcgtcggTCGGTGTAGACACCGGTTGGGCAGCTCGGCGTCGGGTGGGCGGCGTCGGGCGTCGGTGAGGAGTAGGCAACGACGATGAGGAAGGACGTCGCCGGCCTCGGTGGGGGCAGCTGTTCGCGTCGGTGAAGAGGTAGGCAGTGACGATGAGGAAGGCCGACGCCGGTCGGTGTagaggctcggtggcggcggcggcgggctcggtggagtcggcgggctcggcggcggcggcggcggcgggctcggtggtggcggtggcggtctCGGTGGcttggggatcatcgtcaaggtaAATGTAaggtcttacatgaagattatggttgtattcttcttcatcgacaacgttgtcaactcctacaattcggcgctttccatccctcacaatgtgcatcttcttgtttgaagggtcttttatgtagaatatctgctcgacctgtttcgcaagtacaaatggttcatcggcATATCCCACCTTTGATAGATCTACTAAATTGAAACCTTCCTCgtcggctttgacaccagtgcgtagattcacccaacggcagcggaacaaaggaaccttgaacttgacgtagtttagCTCCCATATCTCCTCAATGCAgccgtagtatgtgtttgacccaacttgatcctggaatgcatcTGTACGGACGCCGTTGTTTTGCACTAtgcttttgtcatcttgtttgacggtgtaaaatgtgtatccatttatatcatatccttgccatgtgtctacggtccaagacagtcccatccccaacaactgtactgtctcatttgggacatctgtggacattgtcacacgattcttgaaccatttgttgaaccgagaattatgttctctgttaatccatgcatcagatcgccccaagttctcatctcggattttcgctaagtgctcctcaaagtatgggccaacttctgccatatgttggagcacagcgtaatgagcctgcacgtacgacgcttgatcgggcctaattcttttccttccgattgtgccaacacctAACAACCTTTCGATGACCCATGTGtaccatctttcgtgatttcttcagccatcggcttcgtgtatgttccttgcaatcggagcatgcattctttccttttatagtttgtccggaaagattaccgagtgcagggtagtcattaatggtgcagaacaatagaactcttagcttgaagttctcctaaccatatgcatcccaagtttccacaccttatttccaaagaatctccagatcgtcgataacaggctctaggaatacatcgatatcattgccgggttgcctcggaccttggattaacaagcacaacataatatatttctgtttaaagcataaccatggcgggaggttatagttcgcaataagaactggccaagtgctgtgagtactactcatgtcaccgaaaggattcatgccatccgtacacaaacatatcctcatgtttctagggtcggtAGCAAAGTAtttgtgttttcgatcgatatttctccattcaatcgaatccgctgggtgtctaagcataccatcattccttctctccgtggcgtgccaacatactaacttcgcttcgttcgggttggcaaagattctcttgaaacgatcaatgataggtagataccacacaacctttgccggaccacccttctttgacttatttccttcgTCAGTTCTTTTCTTTCgtttgtatcgagaagccttgcagacaggacaagcatccaagtccgcatattgcttgtggtacaatatgcagtcgtttggacaagcgtgaattctacggacctctaatCCCAGTGGACAtagaacctgctttgcttcgtatgtcgtctcgggcaatgtgttctcaacaggaagcatagccttcaaaattcctaaaagatctgtgaaactcttgtctgtccacccactacttgccttcagcttcattaggtccaaggtaactgacaacttagtgtgttttgctttgcatccagcgtacagaggcgtctcggaatcactgaccaacctactgaacttcattccatctctctcattctgggctgggtcctcaatgtcacgtaacatgtcttgcagcagatcgtgatccacataaaccatttcaccgcccaatggataaggtataaacatgtcatgctcatcttcatcttcctgattatgcgcaccacttctgtctgctgctgctccacttcctgattcttgatctccatgcttcacccaacatatatagccctccatgaatcctcgttgtatcagatgatcgtgtacgtcctctccgctatcaaacatattctcattcttgcaatctgcacatggacaacacatgtaatcactgtttcttcttatccgatcctcctccgcggtgttcataaaatttattacgccctttctatactccgtagaatgacgtttcaaatttttagcatacatccaacttcgatcaattgctacaaaataaaaaagaataaattagaggcacatattataagatcggtattgcaaaagtaagacgtgatgaaattgctcaattaatgattaatattactcacttgattgatccattttgatcacttttgggaatttaatttctgttttccttggaagaaggacaaaaaatcgccccctacagcctcccaccaaaatagtgaacagtgggatacagttacactaggtggtggggggtatttatattgtgcaacaaatatctgtaacagccctaaaacaatcaaccgtaacaggcatacaagtaatctctatcgggccttaataaaagccCATCAAAAAAGAGTGTgaccctcatctgtgacgggcttcttttagggcccgattgagatatggaaccctcatctcaatcgggtctcaactatagcccgtcacagataagtgtcatccgtgacgggctttagttttatgccgatataccatggCTGTACGactatatctcaatcgggcgaaacTTTGGCCCaattgagattacttccttgtgacggcccgtaaattccagtcttgttatggaccgtcacagatggaaggatttGTACTAGTGAAAAATAGTGTGGTGATGCACTAACACGAGCGGCATTGAATTGCTTTTACGATCGTCGGTGCCACGTAAAATTTGGCCAATCAATTGTGGTAAAATTTGAAAACTCAAAAGCTCTCAGACAAAAGTTCCTAATCTATGAAAGctacacacattttttttcactaaacATCCTTTCTTTTATAATACCGTTTTCACAAACATGTATAGCAATGTTAGATAACCCATACGTAACACAATAAAAGCCTAGCAAAGTAGCAATAAGCATATATGACAATTATACTTTAATTCTAAACCTTTGACAAACACAGAATCAAAGAGCCCATTAAAGGATTATTTTCAAATCAATTAATATTATAGAGATTTtacaataattaaattaatttagttCTGATATAAAGAGCTTTCCATAATCCACATGGGTTATAAATTATGAGGCCCGCCAGTATAGACCTCGAAAGGGGCAATAACGAAATTTTCTCTTCCCATATTTacaatcaaaacaaaaaatcgACTATTTTTAAAATCGAAACAATTCTCGTGAGCCAATGAGGGTGAAACGAAACAAAGTTGGCGCATAACTCACGGGAATAATTTGTTCTAGCTTGGACATTAACACATCAACCAACAGGATGAATAAAATCATTAGTAGAAACTAGTCAAGCTTTTTTCCTGCAATAATTTTCAAAATTCCACTCAATTATACAGTTACCATGACCGTAACCCAGAAAACCTAGCCGACAGTTTCGATGCTCTTCGTCGTGAAAGGAAACATTTTAGTAGCCAAATTAAAAACAATCTTGCAAGCAATTGATCAGAATTTCAACGAAGGAAATTGCATAGTCTACTATGTTGTTTTGCCTATCTATTGCGCCAGCCGGCGATCTTCGGTTCAGTCAGTGTCATTGCAATTCGTCTACGCGCATGGTCAAGATGTTCACATCACAGCAGTCAGAAAATTATGTTCAACAGGGGAATTAATCAATTTGGCGGCAAAGTTTGCAAACTAATGATAAGATCAACGTCATGCTTAATTAGTTGGAGCACGTGCAAACGTGCACAATTAATTACTTTGGGATCAAACCTCACAACGACAGGAAATGTCTGTGTTTGAAATGGGGGAAAGAAGCCTCCCAAATTACAGATTGACATATGATTTGTCATAGTTTTACAAGTTCCGAGTTTAATGGGACTGGCTTTAATTTAAAGGGATTTAGAAGACTCTGAAAGGTGTGTGCTTTGAAGCTGACTTTTCCCTTCCACTCCAGTAAAATGTGATTTGATTACGTTAGTAGTTAAAATAACACTACGATAGTGAAGACAACTTTGACATATATTATTAGTCAGACTTTGTTATGGAGTAGTAACGACGTAGCACCATGGCAATGTGCTGCTCCAGCGGACCAATCAATCATGTAGCATTACACCATGCATTATGGGAAATATTTATTGCAAATCATTGAAAACCtaaaaactaccgttggatcaaaAATAGAGGTATGATATTTGTCCACATCGCtgcgagtaaaaattttactcgtaGATTTACTCAgcagtaaaaattttactaggaGTAACGAATCCGAGACGTCCATTTTTTAATCTAACGGTAGTTTTCAGGTTTGTActagactatatatatatatacacacacagtTTCCACCTTATATTTTTCCCATGCATTATAGCTATTGTTTGTTTAGTCCATGCCCGTGGGATCAACACACTTCAAAATTAAACTAAGTTTGATTGAGTTATGTGCTTGTTTAATTGGTTCGTAGGCATATTAGTGGCAATAACCACGTCAATAATCAATCCCATGAATACTACCAAATTAAATTTAGTTTCTAAACTTAATTTTAGGGTTACTCTACTTTTGCTTCGTTCATTTTCCTACGGCATATCAACCGTCCCTCAAACGATTAGAGCCACTGTGACATCAAACTAATGGAGTAATGGAGTACTATTCTTGGGCAAATTTGGcaaagaaaaatattgaaagCATCAGTACATGAAACTAACAAGCAAGCTCTAACCAAAGGGCTTTGCGCCCCCTACACcataaatattttctttctcaGCGTCTCAATGTGCATAATATATGATTATCATCACAAATTATATCAACCTTTGAAATGCAAAGTCCTACCGTTAATGAGTTTGAAAACTGTTTAATTTTGTTCTATGAGTATATGAAAGCTCTTATATTAGATTTATCTAGATAAATGCTTCACAATAGGAAAAGGTGGATCTTGCTCCCTCGAACTATTTCTCCAAAGCACTAAACTATATAAGTGTTTTCAGCTCACATTAACCTTCAAACTACGTACTTAAAGAGGCTGACtgtctatataaaaaattatcgTTTCTTCTGCTTATACAAACCATGATTTAAGTTAATATTTCGTGGAACCATATATAGAACAGaataatatatattgcaaaatatttttatttatttttatgtcaATTTGAATGCAGTTTTAAATCTCAGTTTCCAATACATGCAAATACTGATTTTCCTCACCCTTGGCCAATACCTAGCAAATGTGAATGTGGCCCAACTCCAACAGATTGATTTCAGAAACAATCCCAGAATGAGGTCTAATTGCCCAATGAAGAATTCTTCCGCTAAAATGATGTACAACTCTATGGTTCTTTTAGACAAGCATAAGAAGTTGACACACTATAATACACGATTTttctttctcaaaaaaattaaacaGTAATGCTTACAACATCTGGTGCTGGCCCGTTGCCTGCCCACCCCTATCCAGGAAAACTGAATATTCTCCTGAGTTGGTTACAGTAAGATCTATCGAGGTAAAAAAAATGAGCAGATATAGCAATGGAGAGCGAGACGCACTGTAACAGAACCAATCTACCGGGGACTAGCTTCTGCAGGTTTCTCCTCAGGGCTATCCAGCACATCCCCAACTCCGACTGGTGGACCGATGCTACAGCGAGCAGTGTTGTGAACAGCAATTGCATCCTTCAGTTTCTGAAACTGCAAGCAAGAACAGTTTCTGATAAGTGGAAACACACATAAAAGCAGATATAAACCCTTAATGTTTCACTACAGAACACTCTCTATACCAtcagaaaaagagaggaaatgTACTTCAGGGAAAAGAATTATCACCAAGGAAAACTTGAGTTTCTGAAATTGACAGTGACTGGCCAAAACAATAACGTGATATTATAAAATGAGCCTTATATACATAAGCTGCAGGTGGACAATTTATTGCATTACAACTGGGGCTGTTCAGTCCGGGTTCACTGGATCAAGGAACATGGTTGAGGAGCATGAGCGGTGGGTTAGCATGCCGACTGCTGGTACACACATGACCAGCTAACCCATGTCCCATGAGAGGGTTGTTCAAAAAGTAAAAATGCCTTTTTGAACCGACTATTATGAAGAATTGAAGATTAAGTGATTAACTACTTGAAAGGTGAAGCAAATTAACTTATGAACGCACTGGTGCATCTTTACCTTCGCCAAGGAACATGAGAACGCCTCCAATTGCCCGTCAGCTCCACGGTAAAAATGGAAGTAAGGAAGGACTTTCACATTCAACCGTTTGCACATAGGtttattttcatcaaaatttactTTTAAGAACAAGATATCAGGATTCTCCACAGCTGTTCTGCAGAGCTGCAAAACAATAAAGAACACATTAGTTTAAGCAACACACTCTAAGGAAGTCCTCGCAATATAACAGTCAGCTGGGTGAGATGGAAATGTTAAAACTATTTTATCCATGAAAACAAGTAGGACAAGGGCAAAAAAAGATGCATGGGAGGAGATTATAATGTTCCCCATTATCATTATCGACGTCCCTAAAATTGTCTCTCTGAGAACAAGGCCTTCCTAAAACATTCAAAATACATCATGATAAAACACCTTGAAGTGTGATGTAGCAGTCCAAAGGGAAGCTTATTTGTTAGCCCTAGTTGAATGGCCAGAGCAACATGAGTTGCCTCGTGATGGTAATGAAGTAGCCTTTTTCCTTCAGCTAGCTAGCACAACCCAATCATGGTTCTGAGCAAAAGAACCTAGTTACTAAAGCACAATGCACCAAGCTTGCCATACTGTCATGCACAGATGTTAAGTTGTTAACAGCCATCGATTTCAACAATAATCCATCAGTTCCATGCTAGTAACTAAACACAGAAAGGGCATTATGAAACCTTTATCTGGATGCAAAGAAGGAAGAGACCTAATTCTGAAATAGGGCAAATGCTCTAGAGATATGATAAGATGACAGTTTTGGGGAATACAGTTACACATGTAATATATGGTGCTCACAAGTTTCAAGCACTTCAGGTATTGGCCTTTTTATTGTCGCCTGGTCAGCATATGGGCAGCATAAGCTTCTACAAGAAGGACCAGAGGCCTCTTATTTGGGTATCTGCAGAAGCATTCAAGTTCAGAGGGCTAAAATAGCCTCccagtaaattaaaaaaaaaaaaggaaaaacacacCATATGCAACTCCCATTAGGCCGCTGTATGTGCTGCTCTTCTATATGGTCCAAATGATACAAAACCAAGTGCATGGATGCAATTATACAACCTATGCATGTTTGTTGATTATAACTTGGAGGCCATATGACTCCAGTTTGGGTTCCCTTCTGTTCATTAGAGGCATTACACGGtttacaagaaaagaaaaaaagggtaTTGAACTATTGATTACTCCTAAACATTTCTTCTGTATATGGTAATTGGTAAATAATGTTGCATTACCCCTACACCTACACTGTTGAAGCAATACTAACAAGATGGTCTAACCTGCAGAATATAAGTCAGAGAATAGAAGAAGAGCTAGATATAGCAGAAGCTAGCATGCCCTGGAAACAAGCCTAACATAGTTCCCCCCAAAAGCACAACATATATTCGACTATTTGCAGACGAATTCCCACATTCGAGCGCTTTCACCAATACCAACTAGGGAAACACATCAATAAGCATGAGCATGGATGACAACCGCAGATGAATAGGTAATTTGTACTCTATAAAACAAGACCAAAAGTTCAAAGCATGAAAGATATAAAAACTGAATAAAGAAGAGTGAGTTCGGCTAATCATGTATGTTCACAATTCAGAAAATCAATACTACCCTTTTTGGATGACTCCATCCTAATTTTGACATCTCATGAGAAGACCAAGCCACATGATTCTTTCACGCACTTCTTTAGAGCTTAAGAGTACCAATCTAAACCCATATAATGCTAAACATCAATTATTAATCTAACTATGCAAGGAAATTTGATAAAGCTCACATGAGAAATTTCAGAATTGTATCAAGGAGAAGATCAAAACGGCAAATAGTTATACTCATGGCAGCAGTAGGAAATGAGAAATACCCTTGGGAAGAGTGCCCTGCAAGAACCACACCAAGTTCCATAAAACTCCACAATTACAAGCCTGTCGCCTGCATCCCTCAGTGCATCCAAGAACTCTTGTGTGGAGTGGATGTCAATCATATTTGGACCAGCATTCTTCTCCCACCATTTTGGTTGCTCACTTTTGTCTGAGACGGCTGCATGGGCCTAGCGCAAGATCAACCAAAACGATCAAAACATCAGCGGCAAACTTGTCCAATACCATACGAACTCCAAAGCACGTAAACTCAAGATAAACTAGTAGGACATCCACAAAAATCTCAAGAAAGGACAAATTGACACGTTTTGAAAGTTCAATAGTTAGTTCATACCACTCACAGTTgccaaaacatatataaaatcctggcagaaaaggagaaagatgtTAATTGTTAATGTGATTCC contains these protein-coding regions:
- the LOC127775165 gene encoding thioredoxin-like 2, chloroplastic; the protein is MAEALLPLPRRLVVTASTPACSSASSSTSPSPHCLLSRAHPRPPRLAAPSPPRHRRLKAHAAVSDKSEQPKWWEKNAGPNMIDIHSTQEFLDALRDAGDRLVIVEFYGTWCGSCRALFPRLCRTAVENPDILFLKVNFDENKPMCKRLNVKVLPYFHFYRGADGQLEAFSCSLAKFQKLKDAIAVHNTARCSIGPPVGVGDVLDSPEEKPAEASPR